A stretch of Hirundo rustica isolate bHirRus1 chromosome 22, bHirRus1.pri.v3, whole genome shotgun sequence DNA encodes these proteins:
- the FAAP20 gene encoding Fanconi anemia core complex-associated protein 20, with protein sequence MCEEGAAKLRLKPRTAPSARGRERSPGPEPPPRPQASTDRCSWFEKEELNECEKTWLLLLKDISQDSHCTIWDTVPSFPEFLEKKQQEKSPERQEVFTVGIKDFQWVSFPSFYKEKCLNLKDLSSQQPAQSQSNELHKGQADKLKSLSSTAEKTCRGTSTDRAKTVSGADTKGVAELAVSPKSHKLPGHSGSAQPSALASPAGAQSPQQHCTGTAQNSRAHGTETGEEKPQTQTHHGDLPVREPEEKPQLGSAAGAQSHEENGEKQSEAASALDSCPMCLMQFSGRLSQLDIDGHLARCLSESADDVMW encoded by the exons ATGTGTGAGGAAGGAGCCGCCAAGCTGCGCCTGAAGCCCCGGACGGCGCCGTCCGCCCGCGGCCGGgagcgcagccccggccccgagcccccgccgcggcccca GGCATCGACTGACAGATGTTCCTGGtttgaaaaggaagaattaaatGAGTGTGAAAAAACCTGGCTTTTGCTACTGAAAGACATCAGTCAAGATTCACACTGCACAATCTGGGACACAGTGCCCAGCTTTCCAGAGTTCTTGGAAAAG aaacaacaggaaaagagTCCAGAACGCCAGGAAGTCTTTACAGTCGGAATAAAAGACTTTCAGTGGGTATCATTCCCAtctttttacaaagaaaaatgtctgaACCTCAAGGATctgagctcccagcagccagcacagagccagagcAATGAATTACATAAAGGACAGGCAGATAAACTGAAAAGCTTATCATCCACAGCCGAGAAAACCTGCAGGGGAACCAGTACAGATCGAGCCAAAACCGTGTCTGGGGCAGACACAAAAGGTGttgcagagctggctgtgagTCCTAAGTCACATAAACTCCCTGGGCACAGcggctcagcacagccctcgGCCTTAGCaagccctgcaggagctcagagccctcagcagcactgcacagggACTGCACAGAACAGCAGGGCACACGGGACAGAAACGGGTGAGGAAAAGCCTCAAACCCAAACACACCACGGGGATCTTCCAGTGCGGGAGCCTGAGGAGAAGCCTCAGCTTGGGAGCGCTGCTGGGGCCCAGAGCCATGAGGAGAACGGGGAAAAGCAGAGTGAGGCAGCTTCAGCTCTCGACAGTTGTCCAATGTGCCTGATGCAGTTTAGTGGAAG ACTCTCCCAGCTGGACATCGACGGCCACCTCGCCAGGTGCTTGTCTGAAAGTGCAGATGATGTCATGTGGTAA
- the PRKCZ gene encoding protein kinase C zeta type isoform X3, translating into MDSVMPSQEPRLDDKNDEADLPSEDTDGIPYIPSNRKHDTIKDDSEDLKPVIDGMDGIKISQGLGLQDFDLIRVIGRGSYAKVLLVRLKKNDQIYAMKVVKKELVHDDEDIDWVQTEKHVFEQASSNPFLVGLHSCFQTTSRLFLVIEYVNGGDLMFHMQRQRKLPEEHARFYAAEICIALNFLHERGIIYRDLKLDNVLLDAEGHIKLTDYGMCKEGLGPGDTTSTFCGTPNYIAPEILRGEEYGFSVDWWALGVLMFEMMAGRSPFDIITDNPDMNTEDYLFQVILEKPIRIPRFLSVKASHVLKGFLNKDPKERLGCQPQTGFADIKSHTFFRSIDWDLLEKKQTTPPFQPQITDDYGLDNFDTQFTSEPVQLTPDDEDIIKRIDQSEFEGFEYINPLLLSTEETV; encoded by the exons ATG GATTCGGTCATGCCTTCCCAGGAACCTCGCTTAGATGACAAAAACGATGAGGCTGATCTCCCTTCAGAAGACACTGATGGAA TTCCCTACATTCCTTCAAACCGGAAACATGACACCATTAAAGATGACTCTGAG GATCTCAAACCAGTCATTGATGGAATGGATGGAATTAAGATTTCTCAGGGGCTTGGACTCCAGGACTTTGATTTAATCCGAGTTATCGGCCGTGGAAGTTATGCCAAAGTTCTTCTAGTTCGGTTAAAAAAGAACGATCAGATCTATGCTATGAAAGTAGTGAAAAAAGAACTGGTCCATGATGATGAG GATATTGATTGGGTACAGACAGAGAAACATGTGTTTGAACAGGCATCCAGTAACCCATTCCTAGTTGGTTTACATTCATGCTTTCAAACAACAAGTCG ATTGTTCCTTGTCATAGAGTATGTGAATGGGGGAGACCTCATGTTCCATATGCAACGGCAGAGGAAACTTCCTGAGGAACATGCAAG attttatgcTGCTGAAATTTGTATTGCTCTAAACTTCCTACATGAAAGAGGCATCATCTACCGAGATTTAAAACTGGACAATGTTCTCTTAGATGCGGAGGGTCACATCAAATTAACAGATTATGGCATGTGCAAG GAAGGTTTGGGCCCAGGTGACACTACAAGCACTTTCTGTGGGACACCAAATTACATTGCACCAGAGATCCTCAGAGGAGAAGAATATG GGTTCAGCGTGGACTGGTGGGCGCTGGGGGTGCTGATGTTCGAGATGATGGCGGGGAGGTCCCCGTTCGACATCATCACTGACAATCCAGACATGAACACTGAAGATTACCTCTTCCAAG TTATTCTGGAGAAGCCAATCCGGATTCCAAGGTTTCTTTCTGTCAAGGCTTCCCACGTgttaaaaggatttttaaacaAG GATCCCAAAGAAAGGCTTGGCTGTCAGCCCCAGACGGGATTTGCTGATATCAAGTCTCACACGTTTTTCCGCAGCATAGACTGGGACCTG CTGGAGAAGAAGCAGACGACGCCCCCGTTCCAGCCGCAGATCACGGACGATTATGGGTTGGATAACTTCGACACGCAGTTCACCAGCGAGCCCGTGCAGCTCACCCCAGATGATGA agatATAATAAAGCGAATAGATCAGTCAGAATTTGAAGGATTTGAATATATTAATCCATTGTTGCTGTCAACAGAAGAAACAGTATGA
- the PRKCZ gene encoding protein kinase C zeta type isoform X2 — MKEMYPKNPDESIYRRGARRWRKLYRVNGHLFQAKRFNRRAYCGQCSERIWGLAKQGYKCINCKLLVHKRCHILVPLTCKRHMDSVMPSQEPRLDDKNDEADLPSEDTDGIPYIPSNRKHDTIKDDSEDLKPVIDGMDGIKISQGLGLQDFDLIRVIGRGSYAKVLLVRLKKNDQIYAMKVVKKELVHDDEDIDWVQTEKHVFEQASSNPFLVGLHSCFQTTSRLFLVIEYVNGGDLMFHMQRQRKLPEEHARFYAAEICIALNFLHERGIIYRDLKLDNVLLDAEGHIKLTDYGMCKEGLGPGDTTSTFCGTPNYIAPEILRGEEYGFSVDWWALGVLMFEMMAGRSPFDIITDNPDMNTEDYLFQVILEKPIRIPRFLSVKASHVLKGFLNKDPKERLGCQPQTGFADIKSHTFFRSIDWDLLEKKQTTPPFQPQITDDYGLDNFDTQFTSEPVQLTPDDEDIIKRIDQSEFEGFEYINPLLLSTEETV; from the exons AGAGCGTACTGTGGCCAGTGCAGTGAAAGGATATGGGGGCTCGCAAAGCAAGGCTACAAGTGTATCAACTGCAAGCTGTTGGTCCATAAACGTTGTCACATCCTTGTCCCACTGACCTGCAAAAGGCATATG GATTCGGTCATGCCTTCCCAGGAACCTCGCTTAGATGACAAAAACGATGAGGCTGATCTCCCTTCAGAAGACACTGATGGAA TTCCCTACATTCCTTCAAACCGGAAACATGACACCATTAAAGATGACTCTGAG GATCTCAAACCAGTCATTGATGGAATGGATGGAATTAAGATTTCTCAGGGGCTTGGACTCCAGGACTTTGATTTAATCCGAGTTATCGGCCGTGGAAGTTATGCCAAAGTTCTTCTAGTTCGGTTAAAAAAGAACGATCAGATCTATGCTATGAAAGTAGTGAAAAAAGAACTGGTCCATGATGATGAG GATATTGATTGGGTACAGACAGAGAAACATGTGTTTGAACAGGCATCCAGTAACCCATTCCTAGTTGGTTTACATTCATGCTTTCAAACAACAAGTCG ATTGTTCCTTGTCATAGAGTATGTGAATGGGGGAGACCTCATGTTCCATATGCAACGGCAGAGGAAACTTCCTGAGGAACATGCAAG attttatgcTGCTGAAATTTGTATTGCTCTAAACTTCCTACATGAAAGAGGCATCATCTACCGAGATTTAAAACTGGACAATGTTCTCTTAGATGCGGAGGGTCACATCAAATTAACAGATTATGGCATGTGCAAG GAAGGTTTGGGCCCAGGTGACACTACAAGCACTTTCTGTGGGACACCAAATTACATTGCACCAGAGATCCTCAGAGGAGAAGAATATG GGTTCAGCGTGGACTGGTGGGCGCTGGGGGTGCTGATGTTCGAGATGATGGCGGGGAGGTCCCCGTTCGACATCATCACTGACAATCCAGACATGAACACTGAAGATTACCTCTTCCAAG TTATTCTGGAGAAGCCAATCCGGATTCCAAGGTTTCTTTCTGTCAAGGCTTCCCACGTgttaaaaggatttttaaacaAG GATCCCAAAGAAAGGCTTGGCTGTCAGCCCCAGACGGGATTTGCTGATATCAAGTCTCACACGTTTTTCCGCAGCATAGACTGGGACCTG CTGGAGAAGAAGCAGACGACGCCCCCGTTCCAGCCGCAGATCACGGACGATTATGGGTTGGATAACTTCGACACGCAGTTCACCAGCGAGCCCGTGCAGCTCACCCCAGATGATGA agatATAATAAAGCGAATAGATCAGTCAGAATTTGAAGGATTTGAATATATTAATCCATTGTTGCTGTCAACAGAAGAAACAGTATGA